ACTCTCGTTTTGCCAAGCATTTCTAAGTATTTATTAGTTCCACATAATGcatacattattatttgttttaattgcCATCGCATACTTACCATGGCATTACCATAGCACTAAtggtattttattataataacttgaccactttaGTGCGTCAGTCCGATCCTCGTGGGGACGTtactcacttatcactttattacttgattcgacgtgtatacttgcacaattcacatatcatattcacacaCGACAAGTTTTTGGTGCCATTGCCAGGGATTGACAATTTGGCATAATtttgtttggttattttacttaattccattaattttatttaacttagttatatttaatttctacaggTTGGCCATCAATGTATGAGAAGAGGCATTCCTGATAACAAAGAGTATCCTTTTGACCTAGAGATTTATAGAACTTTGCGAAGAAGGTGGAAAGAATTATGAAAAATGGCTATGAACGGGAATGATCCTGGTCTCAATGATAATCCAAATGGTCAATATGCTAATTCTCCTATTTGAAGGGTGATACCATATATGAATGATAATTTGAATGGCGAGGGCACTGATTTGCATGTCCTTAGGGTGATAGATGACCGAGATAGACCAATCTGAGAACATGTTGTCCCAATTTTAGATGATTTGAATGCAGGGATAGTCAGGCTGTAAATACAAGCATAGCAGTTTGAACTAAAACCAATAATGTTTCAGATGTTACAAACAGTAGGTCAGTTTGGACGTCTGCTTACTGAAGATCCAAGATTGTATTTGCGACTTTTCATAGAAGTTTGTGACTCATTTAGGCAATAGGGTTTTCCTGAATATACCTTAAGACTTAAATTGTTTCCATATTCCTTGAGAGAATAAGAAAGAGCATGGTTGAACGCTTTACCGTCAGGGACAGTGACATCATGGAATGACCTTTGCTAGAGGTTTTTGCTACGGTATGATCTGCCAAACATGAATGccaagcttagaaatgacatcACATTTTCTCGAGAATTGGAGgatgaaatgttatatgaagCTTCGGAAcaatttaaagatttaataaTCCACTGgactcaaatgaaaatattctATAATGGGTTGAATGCACATACGAGAATAGTAGTGGATGCATATGATAATGGTACATTGTTAGATAAATATTACAATGAAGCATATGGGATTTTGTAATAGATTGCCAGCAATGACTATCAGTACCCTACCACAAGAGCTGGGACGTACAAGAGAGCTGCTGATACCATAGAGCTTGACGCAATTGCTTCGTTGACAGCCTAGGTATCTTCTTtagctaatatgattaaaacaataaaaaatccAACTACTGTCCATGAGATGAAATCAACCGATCTGTCATGCGTTTCTTGTGGCGAAGATcatgtgtttgatgaatgcccatcaaACCCAGCATCAGTATACTACATGGGTAGTTTTAACTGGAATAATAACCCCTATTCTAACACTTACAATCTGGAGtagaaacatcatccgaattttAGTTGATATAATCAAGGTGTAGGGAGTTCACACAATGTTGCAAGAAAAAATATCCATAATGTACCACCTGGTTATAATCAGCCTATGCCGAGGCAAAATGCTCAATAAGGTCAGGTCtcattttttaattctattgaATCTTTGTTAAAGGAGTATatgacaaaaaataatattgtaatttagAGTCAAGCTGCATCTCTCTGAGCTCTTGAAAATCAAGTGGGGCAAATAGCGAACACTCTAAATTCAAGGCCACAAGGATCATTGCCAAgtgatattgaaattttgagaacCTAAGGGAAGGAGAAATGCAAGGCCATCACTATTAGAAGTGGGACTTAGTTGGATGAGGTTTTTCAAGATGCCacgaaagaagaagagaaatgtaGCTGCAATCAAGAAAAGATATCAGAACCTAGTGAATGACAGCCAACACTTGAAAAGGGTACATAGAGAAATGTTGTGACAAAATCAGATCATGTTGCCAACAAAAATGCCACAGCAAAACAATATCAACAATTGGAAGGACGACCACCTTTACCTTTTCCTTAGAGATTCCAGAATTCTAAACAGAATATTCAGTTTAAAAGGTTTAAAGATGTTTTGAAGCAACTCCATATCAATATACCTTTAGTGGAAGCTTTGGAGCAAATTTccaattatgtaaaatttatgaaagatatacTATCAAAGAAGTGCAGATTTGGAGAGTTTGAGGCTATTGCTCTCACTCAAGGGTACACAGTAATGTTGATGAAGAAATTACCTCCAAAGTTAAAGGATCCAAGGAGTTTCACTATCCtgtgttcaattggaaatcattatgttggtAAGACGTTATCTGACTTAGGAgcaagtataaatctaatgtctatatttattttcaagaagTTAGGAATTTGGAAAGCAATACCTATTACAGTGACTTTGCAATTAGCTGATCAATCCTATGCCCATCCGAAAGGTAAAATTGAGGATATACTAGTAAGAAtggataaatttatctttcttgctggtttccttattttagaatttaaagctGATCAAAATATGCCAATTATCCTTAGAAGACCCTTTCTTGCTACAGGTAGAACTCTAATTGACGTACAGATAGGTGAACTGACCATCAGGGTAAATGAtcaatatgttacttttaatgtttttgatgttttgaaatgtacagatgaaaatgaagaatgCCATGCCATTGGTTTGATAGAAACAACAGTGGAGGAAGAATTCAATAGAATTTGCCACAACAATTCTGATAACAACGAAGACTCATTAGAAAGGATTGATAAAGTATGTTTCGAAGAACTTGGTGAATTCATAGAAGCCAAACAGACATTAGAGAGACCAGGGAAAAATTTTGACTCTTTGGATTTGTCGAGTCATTCATTCAAATCTCCTAAACCTTCCATAGAGAAACGCCCTACATTGGAGTTGAAACCTTTGCtgcaacatttaaaatatgaatactTGGAAGATAACAGCCCCTTGTCGATTGTGATTTTTGCAGAATTGACATTCGAACAAGAAGTCAAGTTGTTTGAAGTCCTACGATGATTTAAGAAGGCATTAGGATGGACCCCTGCTAATATAAAGGGAATCAGTCCTtcgttttgcatgcataaaatcttGTTAGAGGATTGCCACAACAAGTCTATTAAGCAGTAGAGAAGATTGAATCTGATAAtgaaagaatttttcaaaaaagagaTTATCAAGTGGCTTGACATTAACATTATTTACCCAATTTCAGACAGCTCATTGGTAAGCCTTGTACAATGTGTACCCAAGAAAGGAGGTGTCACAGTGGTTAGTAATGACAATAACTAGCTCATACCAACTCGCACAATCACATATTGGAGAGTGTGCATAGATTATTGGAATCTTAACAAGTTAACTAGGAAGGACCATTTCCCCTTGCCATTTATTGATCAGATGTTGGATAGGTTAGCAGGGAAAACGTTCTACTATATTTTGGACGGTTACTCAAGGTATAATCAGATTGCCTTAGTTCCTAATGACCAAGCGAAGACAACTTTCACGTTTCCATATGGTTCTTTTACATTTAGACAGATGCCGTTCGAATTGTGTAATGCCCCATCAACTTTTCAACGTTGTATGATGGCCATATTCACAAATATGGTGGAGAAATTCCTTGaagttttcatggatgatttctttgtattttgtAACAATTTTGAATATTGTTTGAAAAATTTGGAATTAGTTCTATGCCactatgaagaaaaaaaatcttgatttgatttgggaaaaatgccacttcatggttCGTGAAGGAATTATTTTAGGGAATAGGATATCATAGCAAGGAATTGAAATAGATAGAGCAAAAATTGAAGTAATAGAAAAATTTCCACTTCCCACCAGTTTCAAGGGtgttagaagttttctaggtCATGCAGAGTTTTATAGaagattcattaaggatttctcGAAGTTATCTCAACCCTTGTGCACACTGCTAGAGCAAAATAGACCCTTCGATTGTGATGAACATTGCGTAGGTACTTTtgaggaattaaagaaaagactAGTAGCAATATCAATTATAGTAGCTCGAGAATGGACTTTGCCATTCGAACTCATGTGCGATGCCAGTGACTATGCCGTGGGAGAAGTGTTTGGGAAAAAGAGAGACAAAATATTACGTGCAAtatattatgctagcaaaactctGACGGAACAACTTAATTATACCACCTCGAAAAAAGAGTTGTTAGCTGTAGTGTTTGCATTCGAAAAATTTTGTCCTTATCTGTGGGTACCGAGGTCACAGTTTACACAGATCACTCGACTATTAAGTACTTGGTGCGTAAGAAAGATATCAAGCTGAGATTGATTAGGTGGGTATTGTTACTACAAGAGTTTGACTTGGAAATTCGGGATCGATAGGGGACTGAAAACCAAGTGGTTGATCATTTGTCAAGGTTAGGATCTGGCATTGTAGATGGCAATGATAACtttattaaagaatattttccAGATGAACAATTGTTATTTGCCATGGTATTACCTTGGTATGCCGATATAGTGAATTTCTTGGTGAGTGATGTGGTGCCGCCTAATTTAAACACCCATAAAAGCCATAAATTTCTTCATGACATTAAGCACTATTATTAGGATGAACCCTTCTTATTTAAACATTGTGCCAATAAAATCATTTGGAAGTGTGTCCCTGACGAAGAAATACACAGTATTTTGTAgcattgccattcatctcctTATGGAGGACATTTTGGAGGAATGAAAACCGTCACTAAAGTACTTCAGTCGGGATTCTTTTAGCCAAATTAGTTCAAAGATGCTCATAAATTCTGTCAATCGTGTAACTGTTGTCAAAGAATGGGGAATCTATCTAGGAGACATGAAATGTCGTTGCAAAGTATACTGGAGGTTGAGTTATTTGATGTATGAGGAATAGACTTTATGAGTCTATTTCCACCATTAGTAGGCAAATCGTACATACTTTTGGCAGTAGATTACATTTCTAAATGGGTAGAAGTGGTACCCCTAGCTACTAATGACACTAAGTCAGTACTAAAGTTCCTACACAAGAAACTCTTTATAAGATTTTGTGCACCTAGAGCCATTATCAGCAATGAAGGATCCCATTTTGATTGTAAACTGGTGGCCAATGCCTTACGTAGGTATAGGGTGAATCATAAGATTGCTACGGCATATCATCCCCAGACGAATAGACAAGTTGAGATTTACAATAgagaaatgaaacaaatatttgaaaaagtGGTGAATCCACCTCGTAAGGATTGGTCCACTAGATTGGATGAAGCTTTGTGGGCCTATCGGACTACATTTAAAACACCATTAGGGATGTTTCCTTTTAAACTTGTTTATGGAAGCCATGTCACTTACTTGTTGAGCTTCAGCACAAAGCATTTTGGGTTATCAAGAAGTTGAACAAGGACTAGGCTGTTGCTGGTGATAAAAGGTTGTTAGAGTTGAATGAAATGGGAGAGTTTCGGGCACAAGCATATGAAAAGGCTTGACTATACAAGGAAAATACcaagagatggcatgataacAGAGTTATGCCAAGGCAATTTGAATCAGGACAACaggtaatattttttaattctagaCTTAAATTTTTCCCTGGTAAAGTGAAATCTCACTGGTCAGGTCCTTTTGAAGTAGTTCAAGTATTCTTATACGGAGCTGTTGATATCAAAGACATGAAAACGGGTGTTACATTCAAAGTTAATGGACAACACTTGAATCACTATCGGGGTGCTCATGTGGAGCGTGACAAGCAAATCATTGACCTTCAAAATGCTTAAGTtagaaattttggattttattttatttatttgctttactttaaatttatttttttagttatttttttgttggttatgtgttaaatttttatttcatttctggGTTTTATACATTAGTGCAGCATTTTAAAGGCAGGATAAAAGACGAAACTTCTTAGTGAGTATTGGAAGGACAATTGTCGTGGCATTACATAGGAGCATTATGTTGTGACAAACTGGGTGATAATGTGTTAAATTATCAAGGGTTGACCGAGTAGAAAAATCCAAAGGAGAGAGTCCTTGAGCAGATTAACCTAATAAGTTTTTTGGAGAACCTTAGGAAGTTAGCCTATATTGTAGAGCTAGGTCATTTTATTCCTCCCCCAcgaatttctttcttttcttctcaccACATCACAAACTTCCCTAacaggtttcatcttccctaaaACTGTCATCATTAACCCCCTTATTTCTCTCTCCCCAACTGTTCATGTTTTACGTTTCTCATAAAGCTCACACTTTTACGCTTTCTTTATCTTCAACCTCTACTCCATTTTCTTTACACTACATCTCttaaatatttcctttttttcttaatgACTTGAGTCAAGAATGCTTCTAAAATCGCGAAGTCATCGCACACTGCCATTTCTAAACCAAGGACATTCTTCAACTCTACTACGACTACAAGGTACTCAAATAATATTCTAAAGCATCCCTTTTGTTTTGAGTAGCGATTCTTATTTAAGGAAGAACCCTATATGAGGTATGATGAGTTTGTATCGTTGATAGTAGAGCAGTATGGGCGGGGCATTTTCTGCTTGCACCTATAGGATGTTTTGGCCAGAGTAGTTAGGGAGTTCTATGCCCATGTGAACTATCCTGATTCTCCTTTCATCTACGTAAGGGGCACCTTTGGACCATTTGATGAGGACTATATAAATGCCCAGTTTGGCCTTAAAGAGGTACATGATGAACATACCAAGTTGGTGAATAACATCAAAACTGAGGGTTTGACACAAGTTTTGAAAGATTTATGTGTCGCAAGCTCACAATGGATTGTATCTAGCCAGGAATGCTACATTGTAGAAAAGGGCTTCACTGAAATCGATTAGGAAAGTGTGGTATCATTTCTTGAAAAATTGGCTTATGCCATCCATGCACAATACCACTATTTCTAAGGAAAGGATGCTGTTGTTGCATTCTATTATAAGAGGAAAAATGATCAATGTGAGAAGGATCATTTTTTAGGAAGTCTATCGTTGTGCTGAGAAGAATGCCAGAAGTTTAAATATTCCTTATCTCATCACTACATTATGCAAGACTGATAATTTTCCTCTTATTCATGCTGAGGATATTACCCTTAATAAGGGTGGACTAATAATGACAAATTTTGGCAAGCTCCGAGGCATTGATACTGCCTCGATAACTCAACAAAGTCAAGCTTCTACTGTCGCACACATTCCCACAACAACACCTTCAGTCACTTAGGGCTCATTCGATCAGCGAATATTGAATTCTCTGAAGCAGCTAGAGCAAATGATGTCCTTGTTTGAAAGTCAGTAGTACCAACTAGCTGAAGAGTTAGTCCAACATAAAGAGCAACAAGCTTAGTATTGGTCATATATGAGGGATAGGGATTTGGCAGTTAAGCGATCTTTACAAAATAACTTTTCGAAACCAATGCTAGAATTCCCTATCTTCCCCATAATTTTTCTCCCATCTGCTAAGACTGAAGTAGAACCAGGCCCAACTACTGTTAAAGTTAACTCAATAAATGAAGAGATCAATGTTGATGTTGGACAAGCTGCTGAAGAGACCGAGAAGTCAACATCCATTGAGCCTAGGAAGGataaagaagaaggaaaggaaGGACAAAATGACCCTACTATTGCTACAAATCTTGCCACCACAGAAGGTAAAACTCCTGTACCACCATCTTCACCAGCCTCTGTGAGTGCCCAAGATCGTGCAATTGATCAGTTGATCGATGATCTAATGGAAACCGATATGGAATGCAAAGATGTAAACCACCTGAAAAGGAAGTTGAGGTACAAGGTCAGTGCCCTCAAGTTCATACTAAGAACTGAAAAAATCACCTACAATACAACCTAAGCTAGATAagcttttttctcttttcttttaatggTCATATTTTTGGTGCATGCACATTTATTAAGGGTAATGCAttccttaggtttgggggtgtattGTGTAGTTAGGTTGCATTATATAATATGGATGTTTTGCCACTACATAGTAATCACTGAAGTACTATTTTGTATATAAGAAGTACAGTTTATACTTATGATGTTCAATGATGAGTTTAAATTTTTCGATATGCCTAGAACATGTGAGTTGGTCTGGTGTATTGGCAAAATGTCGGCGTTTATGCATACATGCATATTTTTCTTGAGCACAAGCAATAACTCAGATTTGAGGGTGTGATACCTTTTGAAAAGAgctatatttcatgcctttagacctagctaattgcatgtacttaggtacattttaggacatttcattCTTATTTTCATCACTTCATTAGTAGCTTGGGTTGCATTTAAATATTaggtatttttaattactcGTGGAAGGGCTGTGTTTTGTGGTATTGGTAGGTGTAGGATGAGGAACAAGAAATAACTAAGTGAAGTTTTGCCAGGGCAAAAGGGTGGTCAAATTCCTAGCTCGTAGGCCATGGAAATGCCAAGAAGGTGTCTAGTCAACATTCAGCGCATATCAGTTTCAACCCAACTCTACTTGTACCAAATAAATATGCctagaaaagaggagaggaTAAATCTTAGGTCTGTTGGAATTATcctcaaaaggaaaaaaacaatttaaaaagaagcaaaggAGGACACCCGAGGGCACAGGACTGCGAGTAAAGATCCTTAGGCAAATTAGAAGGTAGTGGCTGAATAGAGACAGGAAGAGGAAAGACGTAGGCAACCCCTTTCAACCACCTTAGGACACTGCGCAACTGGAGTGTGTATTGGACAAGCGAAGATTGACTTTTAGATGTTCTTCCTGTAATAGACCATTTTAAGTGAAATCATAATAGcggttttgggaccataaatttgacatcaaaatatttaatttattaatattttaatgtctaaAACATGTTATTAgtgtcatataaaaatttcattcagaaattttatcattagcatgcttaatttgacaaaaaaggACTGAATTGCATATAGTGCAAATTTTGAGTTCTATAAGTA
This genomic stretch from Gossypium raimondii isolate GPD5lz chromosome 6, ASM2569854v1, whole genome shotgun sequence harbors:
- the LOC105771995 gene encoding uncharacterized protein LOC105771995, which codes for MKDILSKKCRFGEFEAIALTQGYTVMLMKKLPPKLKDPRSFTILCSIGNHYVGKTLSDLGASINLMSIFIFKKLGIWKAIPITVTLQLADQSYAHPKEFKADQNMPIILRRPFLATDENEECHAIGLIETTVEEEFNRICHNNSDNNEDSLERIDKVCFEELGEFIEAKQTLERPGKNFDSLDLSSHSFKSPKPSIEKRPTLELKPLLQHLKYEYLEDNSPLSIVIFAELTFEQEVKLFEVLR